From a region of the Mycobacterium intracellulare ATCC 13950 genome:
- a CDS encoding PPOX class F420-dependent oxidoreductase — protein MTPTFADLAKAQYILLTTFTKDGRPKPTPIWVAADQGRLLVITQEQSWKVKRIRNTPRVTLATCTMNGRPTSDAVEGTAVILDKSHTAAVYDAIGKRYGIVGKVFNFFSKLRGGMENNVGLELKVA, from the coding sequence GTGACACCGACGTTCGCCGATCTCGCCAAGGCGCAATACATCCTGTTGACCACGTTCACCAAGGACGGCAGGCCCAAGCCGACGCCGATCTGGGTCGCCGCCGATCAAGGCCGGCTCCTGGTCATCACCCAGGAACAGTCGTGGAAGGTCAAGCGGATCCGCAACACCCCGCGCGTCACGCTGGCCACCTGCACGATGAACGGACGCCCCACCAGTGACGCCGTCGAGGGGACCGCCGTCATCCTCGACAAGTCGCACACCGCCGCGGTCTACGACGCGATCGGCAAGCGCTACGGCATCGTGGGCAAGGTGTTCAACTTCTTCAGCAAGTTGCGCGGCGGCATGGAGAACAATGTGGGGCTCGAGCTGAAAGTGGCGTGA
- a CDS encoding alpha/beta hydrolase family protein: protein MDTVEYAPGRLADVFGDSRRPTVLLWHGMQTDARAAFGPLAGMLSDRGAAVVAPDWNSHADDGGRADLLGSLDFTRDFAGPGNGIVLVGWSMGGCAAAGLTLNPARFDAALVHTVCLAGAFMAPDPLSGQAPTDALSDGRAGTPFTLLHGLADDAVPVSASREFAAALGRVGWPVELVELDADHGSIAGADYDPVADRYGPGTSEEALRVAGEVATRISALIGH from the coding sequence GTGGACACGGTGGAATACGCCCCCGGACGCTTAGCCGACGTCTTCGGCGACTCCCGACGTCCCACCGTCCTGCTGTGGCACGGCATGCAGACCGATGCCCGCGCGGCCTTCGGACCCCTGGCCGGCATGCTCAGCGACCGCGGCGCGGCCGTCGTGGCGCCGGACTGGAATTCCCACGCCGACGACGGCGGCCGGGCGGATCTGTTGGGATCGCTCGACTTCACCCGCGACTTCGCGGGCCCCGGCAACGGCATCGTGCTCGTCGGGTGGTCCATGGGCGGTTGCGCCGCGGCGGGTCTGACGCTCAACCCGGCGCGGTTCGACGCCGCCCTCGTCCACACCGTGTGCCTGGCCGGCGCGTTCATGGCGCCCGATCCGCTCTCCGGTCAGGCGCCGACCGACGCGCTATCGGATGGCCGCGCCGGCACGCCGTTCACGCTGCTGCACGGGCTGGCCGACGACGCCGTCCCCGTGAGTGCCAGCCGGGAGTTCGCCGCCGCCCTGGGCCGCGTCGGCTGGCCGGTCGAGTTGGTGGAGCTCGACGCCGACCATGGTTCCATCGCCGGCGCCGACTACGACCCGGTGGCGGATCGCTACGGGCCCGGCACGAGCGAGGAGGCGCTGCGCGTCGCCGGGGAGGTCGCCACGCGGATTTCGGCCCTGATCGGTCACTGA
- a CDS encoding molybdopterin-dependent oxidoreductase: MIAGVAAASVALGVTQLASIPFGARAEPRAAVGSAVVDLTPGPVKEWAIQTLGPLDKPFLAVVLLVVIAAIAAIAGTLETRRRPFGSVVIAAAGVLGCIAVLSRPGGTALDTLPTIVGAACGVGVLRVLARRFSPEPDDDADDQELAHPSRRRLVMYGLLGLGVVSGVVGAFGTRLAHSVEADRKTFALPRPRSPARPIPAEVQPKGVALPSFITSSADFYRVDTALSVPQLSRGDWRLRIHGMVDREITLSFDDLARFDIVETVTTLTCVSNPVGGDLISTGIWTGYRLAELLATAGVHLDADMVLSTSIEGFTVGTPVQAVTDGRDALLAVGLNGQPLPAEHGYPARMVVPGLYGYVSATKWVVDLELTRFDRAKAYWTRQGWAAQAPIKTESRIDVPRGGQTVPVGPVVFGGVAWAQNRGVRAVEVRIGDGGWQPAELGASYSNETWRLWRFPWQAKSPGRETITVRAIDNTGAVQTEERANPVPDGATGWHTVNFAVVPA, encoded by the coding sequence ATGATCGCCGGGGTCGCCGCTGCCTCCGTCGCGCTCGGTGTCACCCAACTGGCCAGCATCCCGTTCGGTGCGCGGGCCGAACCCCGCGCCGCCGTGGGTTCTGCGGTCGTCGACCTGACACCGGGCCCCGTCAAAGAGTGGGCCATCCAAACGCTTGGCCCGCTGGACAAACCCTTTCTGGCCGTCGTCTTGCTCGTGGTGATCGCGGCGATCGCGGCGATCGCCGGGACCCTCGAGACGCGGCGCCGCCCGTTCGGCAGCGTGGTGATCGCCGCGGCGGGCGTCCTCGGCTGCATCGCCGTGCTGTCGCGACCAGGCGGGACGGCGCTCGACACGCTCCCCACCATCGTCGGTGCCGCGTGTGGCGTAGGGGTGCTGCGGGTGCTCGCCCGGCGGTTCTCGCCTGAGCCGGATGACGACGCAGACGACCAGGAGCTGGCACATCCAAGCCGGCGCAGGCTGGTCATGTACGGGTTGCTCGGACTGGGCGTCGTCAGTGGGGTAGTGGGGGCGTTCGGTACCCGGCTGGCGCATTCGGTGGAAGCCGACCGTAAGACGTTCGCCCTACCCCGGCCACGATCCCCGGCGCGTCCGATACCGGCCGAAGTGCAGCCGAAAGGCGTTGCGTTGCCGAGCTTTATCACTTCAAGTGCTGACTTCTACCGGGTCGACACCGCGCTCAGCGTTCCCCAGCTCAGCCGCGGCGACTGGCGCCTGCGGATCCATGGGATGGTGGACCGCGAGATCACCTTGAGCTTCGACGACCTCGCCCGCTTCGACATCGTCGAGACGGTGACCACGTTGACATGTGTATCCAATCCCGTTGGTGGAGATCTCATTTCAACGGGCATCTGGACCGGCTACCGGCTGGCGGAGCTGCTGGCGACGGCCGGTGTGCACCTCGATGCCGACATGGTGCTCTCAACGTCGATCGAGGGATTCACCGTCGGCACCCCTGTGCAAGCGGTCACGGACGGTCGCGACGCGTTGCTGGCGGTCGGCCTCAACGGTCAACCGCTGCCGGCCGAGCACGGCTACCCGGCCCGCATGGTGGTGCCGGGACTCTATGGCTACGTCTCGGCCACCAAGTGGGTGGTGGATTTGGAGCTGACCCGGTTCGATCGGGCCAAGGCCTACTGGACGCGGCAGGGCTGGGCGGCGCAGGCGCCCATCAAGACGGAGTCGCGGATCGACGTGCCCAGGGGCGGCCAGACGGTGCCGGTGGGGCCGGTGGTGTTCGGCGGCGTTGCGTGGGCCCAAAATCGTGGCGTGCGGGCGGTCGAAGTCCGCATTGGCGACGGCGGTTGGCAACCGGCCGAACTGGGCGCGAGTTATTCCAATGAGACATGGCGATTGTGGCGCTTCCCGTGGCAGGCGAAAAGCCCCGGGCGGGAAACCATCACCGTGCGAGCCATCGACAACACCGGTGCCGTCCAGACCGAAGAGCGCGCCAATCCCGTCCCCGACGGCGCCACCGGCTGGCACACGGTGAACTTCGCCGTCGTGCCGGCGTAG
- the cobN gene encoding cobaltochelatase subunit CobN — translation MAEPTILLLSTSDTDLISARSSGKNYRWANPSRLSEDDLPDLLAGVAIVVVRILGGYRAWQGGIDTVIASGVPTVLVSGEQAADAELTGLSTLAAGIAVQAHIYLAHGGVDNLRQLHAFLSDTVLMTGFGFTPPVVTPTWGELARPNAKDVDGPTIAVLYYRAQHLAGNTGYVESLCGAIEDAGARPLPVYCASLRTAEPELLQRLSAADAMVVTVLAAGGLKPATASAGGDDDSWNVEHLAALDIPILQGLCLTSPRAQWCENDDGLSPLDVASQVAVPEFDGRIITVPFSFKEIDEDGLISYVADAERCARVAGLAVRHAQLRHVTPPDKRVALVFSAYPTKHARIGNAVGLDTPASAVALLRAMRDRGYHVGDLPGVEANDGDALIHALIERGGQDPDWLTEGQLAGNPIRVSATDYRAWFATLPAEFTDAVVQHWGPPPGELFVARSNDPDGEIVIAAIKSDNVVLMVQPPRGFGENPVAIYHDPDLPPSHHYLAAYRWLDTGFGAHAVVHLGKHGNLEWLPGKTLGMSAGCAPDAALGNLPLIYPFLVNDPGEGTQAKRRAHAVLVDHLIPPMARAETYGDIARLEQLLDEHANVAALDPGKLPAIRQQIWTLIRAAKMDHDLGLTERPAEDSFDDMLLHVDGWLCEIKDVQIRDGLHILGQKPTGEPELDLVLAILRARQLFGGEHAIPGLRQALGLAEDGTDERTSVDATETVARELVAALQASGWDPDAADGLSDNPEVARVLRFAATEVVPRLAGSSAEIEQVLRALDGRFIPAGPSGSPLRGLVNVLPTGRNFYSVDPKAVPSRLAWEAGVALADSLLARYRDDHGRWPRSVGLSVWGTSAMRTAGDDIAEVLALLGVRPVWDDASRRVVDLAPIPLAELGRPRIDVTVRISGFFRDAFPHVVTMLDDAVRLVAGLDEPAEDNFVRAHAQADLAQHGDQRRSTTRIFGSKPGTYGAGLLQLIDSRNWRDDADLAAVYTAWGGFAYGRDLDGREAVDDMNRQYRRIAVAAKNTDTREHDIADSDDYFQYHGGMVATVRALTGQAPAAYIGDNTRPDAIRTRTLSEETTRVFRARVINPRWMAAMRRHGYKGAFEMAATVDYLFGYDATAQVMADWMYEQLTERYVLDPENRKFMAESNPWALHGMAERLLEAAGRGMWAQPQPETLDGLRRALLESEGDLEG, via the coding sequence GTGGCTGAACCGACCATCCTGCTGCTGTCGACATCCGACACGGACCTGATCAGCGCCCGTTCCAGCGGGAAAAACTACCGGTGGGCCAACCCCTCGCGGCTCTCGGAGGACGACCTGCCCGACCTGCTGGCCGGCGTCGCCATCGTGGTGGTCCGGATCCTCGGCGGCTACCGGGCCTGGCAGGGCGGGATCGACACGGTGATCGCCAGCGGCGTGCCCACGGTGCTGGTCAGCGGCGAGCAGGCCGCCGACGCCGAGCTGACCGGCTTGTCCACGCTGGCGGCCGGCATCGCGGTCCAGGCGCACATCTACCTGGCCCACGGCGGCGTGGACAACCTGCGCCAGCTGCACGCCTTCCTCTCGGACACCGTGCTGATGACCGGGTTCGGGTTCACCCCGCCGGTCGTGACGCCGACCTGGGGCGAGCTGGCGCGGCCGAATGCCAAGGATGTCGATGGGCCGACGATCGCCGTGCTGTACTACCGCGCTCAGCACTTGGCCGGCAACACCGGTTACGTCGAATCGCTGTGTGGGGCCATCGAGGACGCCGGCGCACGGCCGCTACCCGTCTACTGCGCATCGCTGCGCACCGCCGAACCCGAACTGCTGCAACGGCTCAGCGCCGCCGACGCGATGGTCGTGACCGTCCTGGCCGCCGGGGGACTCAAACCGGCCACCGCGTCCGCGGGCGGCGATGACGACAGCTGGAACGTCGAACACCTTGCCGCGCTGGATATTCCGATCCTGCAGGGGCTGTGCCTGACCAGCCCGCGCGCCCAGTGGTGCGAAAACGACGACGGCCTTAGTCCGCTCGACGTGGCCAGTCAGGTGGCGGTGCCCGAGTTCGACGGCCGCATCATCACGGTCCCGTTCTCCTTCAAAGAGATCGACGAGGACGGCCTGATCTCCTATGTCGCGGACGCGGAACGCTGCGCCCGGGTCGCCGGGCTGGCGGTGCGGCACGCGCAGCTGCGCCACGTCACCCCGCCCGACAAACGGGTCGCCCTGGTGTTTTCGGCCTATCCCACCAAGCACGCCCGCATCGGCAACGCGGTGGGCCTGGACACGCCCGCGAGCGCCGTCGCGCTGCTGCGGGCGATGCGCGATCGCGGGTACCACGTCGGTGACTTGCCCGGCGTCGAGGCAAACGACGGCGACGCCTTGATTCACGCGCTGATCGAACGCGGCGGCCAAGACCCCGACTGGCTCACCGAAGGCCAATTGGCCGGCAACCCGATCCGCGTGTCCGCCACCGACTACCGCGCCTGGTTCGCGACCCTGCCCGCCGAATTCACCGACGCCGTCGTCCAGCATTGGGGACCGCCGCCGGGGGAGCTGTTCGTCGCCCGCAGTAACGATCCCGACGGTGAAATCGTGATCGCCGCAATCAAATCGGACAACGTGGTGCTGATGGTGCAGCCGCCCCGCGGCTTCGGCGAGAACCCGGTCGCCATCTACCACGATCCCGACCTGCCGCCCAGCCACCACTACCTGGCCGCCTACCGCTGGCTGGACACCGGGTTCGGGGCGCACGCCGTGGTGCATCTGGGCAAACACGGCAACCTGGAATGGCTGCCGGGCAAAACCCTGGGTATGTCGGCGGGCTGCGCGCCCGATGCCGCGCTGGGCAACCTGCCGCTGATCTACCCCTTCCTGGTCAATGACCCCGGCGAGGGCACCCAGGCCAAGCGGCGCGCGCACGCGGTGCTCGTCGACCACCTCATCCCGCCGATGGCGCGCGCCGAAACCTACGGCGACATAGCCCGTTTGGAACAGCTGCTTGACGAGCACGCCAACGTCGCCGCGCTGGATCCCGGCAAGCTGCCCGCGATCCGCCAGCAGATCTGGACCCTCATCCGGGCCGCGAAGATGGACCACGATCTCGGGCTCACCGAGCGTCCCGCCGAGGACTCGTTCGACGACATGCTGTTGCACGTCGACGGCTGGCTGTGCGAGATCAAGGATGTCCAGATCCGCGACGGCCTGCACATCCTGGGCCAAAAGCCCACGGGGGAGCCCGAACTGGACCTCGTGCTGGCGATCCTGCGTGCCCGCCAGCTCTTCGGCGGCGAGCACGCCATTCCCGGCCTGCGCCAGGCGTTGGGTCTGGCCGAGGACGGCACCGACGAACGAACCAGCGTGGACGCGACCGAGACGGTGGCGCGGGAGTTGGTCGCGGCGCTGCAGGCCTCCGGCTGGGATCCCGATGCGGCCGACGGGCTCAGCGACAACCCAGAGGTGGCACGGGTCCTCCGGTTCGCCGCCACCGAAGTGGTGCCCCGGCTGGCCGGCAGCTCCGCCGAGATCGAGCAGGTGCTGCGCGCCCTGGACGGACGATTCATCCCGGCCGGGCCCTCGGGCTCCCCGCTGCGTGGCCTGGTCAACGTGTTGCCCACCGGGCGTAACTTTTACTCCGTCGACCCCAAGGCCGTGCCCTCCCGGCTGGCCTGGGAAGCCGGTGTGGCGCTGGCGGATTCGCTGCTCGCCCGCTACCGCGACGACCACGGCCGGTGGCCGCGATCGGTGGGACTGTCGGTGTGGGGGACCTCGGCGATGCGCACCGCCGGCGACGACATCGCCGAAGTGCTTGCGCTGCTGGGCGTTCGGCCCGTGTGGGATGACGCGTCACGCCGTGTCGTCGACCTCGCCCCGATACCGCTGGCCGAGCTCGGGCGCCCCCGCATCGACGTGACGGTCCGGATCTCCGGCTTCTTCCGGGACGCCTTCCCGCACGTGGTGACGATGCTCGACGACGCGGTGCGGCTGGTCGCCGGGCTCGACGAACCCGCCGAGGACAACTTCGTGCGGGCCCACGCCCAGGCCGACCTGGCTCAGCACGGCGATCAACGCCGCTCGACCACAAGGATTTTCGGATCGAAGCCGGGAACCTACGGCGCCGGACTGCTGCAGCTCATCGACAGCCGCAACTGGCGTGATGACGCTGACCTCGCCGCGGTCTACACCGCGTGGGGCGGGTTCGCCTACGGACGCGACCTGGACGGCCGCGAGGCAGTCGACGACATGAACCGGCAATATCGGCGTATCGCGGTGGCCGCCAAGAATACCGACACCCGTGAACATGACATCGCCGACTCCGACGATTACTTCCAGTACCACGGCGGCATGGTGGCGACCGTGCGCGCGCTGACCGGCCAAGCGCCCGCGGCCTACATCGGCGACAACACCCGCCCCGATGCGATCCGCACCCGCACCCTGTCGGAGGAGACCACGCGCGTGTTCCGGGCCCGGGTGATCAATCCGCGCTGGATGGCGGCGATGCGCCGGCACGGATACAAGGGCGCGTTCGAGATGGCGGCGACCGTGGACTACCTGTTCGGCTACGACGCGACCGCTCAGGTGATGGCCGACTGGATGTACGAACAGCTCACCGAGCGTTACGTTTTGGACCCGGAGAACCGGAAGTTCATGGCCGAGTCGAATCCCTGGGCGCTACACGGCATGGCCGAACGGCTGTTGGAGGCGGCCGGGCGCGGCATGTGGGCGCAGCCGCAACCGGAAACCCTCGACGGGCTGCGCCGGGCACTGTTGGAATCCGAGGGCGACCTGGAGGGCTGA
- a CDS encoding dienelactone hydrolase family protein: MTTIQIDTPDGPIDALLSTPSGQGPWPGVVVIHDAFGYGRDKQSANDRIARAGYLALTPNMYARGGRIRCISRVMKELQTQRGRALTDILAARDHLKAMPECSGQVGIAGFCMGGQFALVMSPKGFGAAAPFYSTPLPRNLDKTLDGACPIVASLGGRDPLGRGAPEKLRKTIADKNITADVKVYPGAGHSFANELPAQGLLRITGFGYNEDATEDAWRRVFAFFGEHLAAGATA; encoded by the coding sequence ATGACGACGATTCAGATCGATACCCCCGACGGACCGATCGATGCGTTACTGAGCACGCCGTCGGGACAGGGCCCGTGGCCGGGCGTGGTGGTGATCCACGATGCGTTCGGCTACGGCCGGGACAAGCAGTCGGCCAACGACCGCATCGCCCGGGCGGGATATCTGGCTCTCACCCCGAACATGTATGCCCGCGGTGGCCGGATCCGTTGCATCTCGCGGGTCATGAAGGAATTGCAGACGCAGCGCGGCCGGGCCCTCACCGACATCCTGGCCGCGCGCGATCACCTGAAAGCCATGCCGGAATGTTCCGGTCAGGTGGGCATCGCCGGTTTCTGCATGGGCGGCCAGTTCGCACTTGTGATGTCGCCCAAGGGTTTTGGTGCCGCCGCGCCCTTCTACAGCACTCCCCTGCCCCGCAACCTCGACAAGACGCTCGATGGGGCGTGCCCGATCGTGGCCAGCTTGGGCGGTCGTGACCCACTGGGACGGGGCGCGCCCGAGAAGCTGCGCAAGACGATCGCCGACAAGAACATCACCGCCGATGTGAAGGTCTACCCCGGCGCCGGGCACAGCTTCGCCAACGAACTTCCCGCCCAGGGTCTGCTTCGCATCACCGGCTTCGGCTACAACGAGGACGCCACAGAGGACGCCTGGCGCCGCGTGTTCGCGTTCTTCGGCGAACACCTGGCGGCCGGCGCGACGGCCTAG
- a CDS encoding ABC transporter ATP-binding protein: protein MTVIAESDAHPRVRTEVAGELRHVDKWYGNRHVLKDVSVRVRGGEIVALVGRSGSGKSTVLRVLAGLSRDHSGERVVAGAPALAFQEPRLFPWRDVRTNVGYGLTRSRLPRPQVRQRAERALADVGLTDHAGSWPLTLSGGQAQRVSLARALVAEPRLLLLDEPFGALDALTRLTMHALLLDLWRRHGFGVLLITHDVDEAVALADRVLVLEDGRIIHTVTIDEPRRTPGHPGAHTERHRAELLDRLGVQS, encoded by the coding sequence TTGACAGTCATCGCAGAATCCGACGCCCACCCGCGGGTGCGGACCGAGGTCGCGGGGGAGCTGCGCCACGTCGACAAGTGGTACGGGAATCGCCATGTCCTCAAAGACGTTTCGGTGCGGGTGCGCGGCGGCGAGATCGTCGCGCTGGTCGGGCGCAGCGGGTCCGGCAAGTCGACGGTGCTGCGGGTGCTGGCCGGGCTCTCGCGTGACCACAGCGGCGAGCGCGTGGTGGCCGGCGCCCCGGCCCTGGCCTTCCAGGAACCGCGGCTCTTTCCGTGGCGCGACGTGCGCACCAACGTCGGCTACGGCCTCACCCGCAGCCGCCTCCCGCGGCCGCAGGTGCGACAGCGCGCCGAGCGTGCGCTGGCCGACGTCGGGCTGACCGACCACGCCGGGTCCTGGCCGTTGACCCTGTCCGGCGGGCAGGCGCAACGGGTTTCGCTCGCGCGGGCGTTGGTCGCCGAGCCGCGGCTGCTGCTGCTCGACGAGCCGTTCGGGGCGCTGGACGCGTTGACCCGGTTGACGATGCACGCCTTGTTGCTGGACCTGTGGCGCCGGCACGGGTTCGGGGTGTTGCTGATCACCCATGACGTCGACGAGGCGGTGGCGTTGGCCGACCGCGTGCTGGTGCTCGAGGACGGGCGCATCATCCACACGGTGACGATCGACGAGCCGCGCCGCACACCCGGTCATCCCGGTGCCCATACCGAGCGGCATCGCGCCGAGTTGCTGGATCGACTAGGTGTGCAATCGTGA
- a CDS encoding FxsA family protein, giving the protein MVSRLLLVYAVVELAVIFALVSTIGWGWTLLMLLATFLLGWGIVAPMAGSHLIRRIGRLRSGPAGSRDAAGDGAVVSLAALLVLMPGLVSTALGLLLLIPPVRSAAGPGLGAMAVRTLRRRVPGISYATTFRADPYPSGPYPGDARGEGDFIDGEVIDVKDVEPVRTQRFDGR; this is encoded by the coding sequence ATGGTGTCGCGGCTGTTGCTCGTCTATGCCGTCGTCGAACTGGCGGTGATCTTCGCGCTGGTGTCGACGATCGGATGGGGTTGGACCCTGCTGATGCTGTTGGCGACGTTCCTGCTCGGGTGGGGCATCGTCGCTCCGATGGCAGGGTCCCACCTCATCCGTCGAATCGGGAGACTGCGCTCCGGGCCGGCCGGCTCACGCGACGCGGCCGGCGACGGCGCGGTGGTCAGTTTGGCCGCGCTGCTCGTCCTCATGCCCGGGCTCGTCAGCACGGCGCTGGGCCTGTTGCTGCTCATTCCGCCGGTGCGGTCGGCCGCCGGCCCCGGGCTGGGCGCCATGGCGGTGCGCACGCTGCGGCGCCGGGTGCCTGGAATCAGTTACGCCACCACCTTCCGCGCCGATCCCTATCCGTCCGGTCCTTACCCGGGTGACGCCCGCGGCGAGGGCGATTTCATCGATGGCGAGGTCATCGACGTCAAGGACGTCGAACCGGTGCGAACCCAGCGCTTCGACGGGCGCTGA